TCCCACGATGACGCCCAGGACATGCGCAATATGGGCGGGCTGAAATCAAAAATGCCGATTACTTTTATCACCTTTCTTGTTTCGACCATTGCCATAGCTGGTATCCCCGGCTTCTCAGGCTTTTTCTCGAAAGACGAGATTCTTTGGCAGGCATTCGCTAACCCGTTTCATGGCAGCCTCAACTATGTTCTTTGGGGAACGGGGGCAATAGCCGCAGGCTTCACTGCATTTTATATGTTCCGACTGGTTTTTATGACCTTCTTCGGTGAGTGTCGCATTACTGCCAAGGCAAAAGATCATCTCCACGAGTCGCCTTTTGTTATCACGCTTCCTCTGATGGTTTTGGGCACGCTTGCTGTGATTGGCGGCTATGTGGGTATCCCGAAACTGATCGGCGACGTTCTTGGAGGCATACCCAATTACTTCGAGCACTACCTTGAGCCGGTCTTCAAAATTTCGGAAGAGTTTGCCAAGGAGCATGTACACGCTGCAGCCCATCACAGCCACGCCCTGGAGTGGGGTCTAATGGGCACCTCGGTATTGATTGCCGTTATTGGTATCAGCATAGCTTACGCTCTCTATATAATCTCGCCGTCAATACCGGCCAAATTTACGGCTGCCTTTCCCGGTCTGCACAAGGCAGTTTATAACAAATGGTACATAGACGAGCTTTATGACTTCCTTTTTGTCAATCCCTGCAAGGCCCTCGGCCACTTTCTCTGGAAAGGATTCGATGTGCTGGTGGTAGACGGGATTGTCAATGGCGTGGCCAAGGTGACCATGGGGTTCAGCGGTGTTCTCAGACATGTTCAGTCAGGCTTTGTGCACAATTACGCTTTGACCATGGCACTGGGTATGGTTGTGATCGTCGGTTTCTACCTATTCCGTTAAGAATTAATTCAGATAATTTTTGCCAGATTTAAAGGAGCAGAGTAAATGAACCAGATGCCTGCGTTACTGAGCATAATAACTTTCCTGCCGCTGTTGGGGGTTTTACTCCTGCTGTTCGTCAACAAGAACAGCCATGCAGTCGCGAGAGGTATCGCCCTTGGCGTTTCTCTGATAGTTTTCCTAGTTTCTATTCCGTTGATTACCGGTTTTCAGAACACCGCCGAGTTCCAGTTTGTTGAAAAAGTGCCCTGGATATCAGCCGGACCGTTCCAGATGAGCTACCACATAGGCATCGACGGTATCAGCCTGTGGCTTGTCATTCTTACCACCTTCATTATGCCTATCGCCATTCTTTCGACATGGACCGCAGTCGAAGAAAAGGTGAAAGAGTATATGATCTGTCTGCTTCTTCTTGAAGTCGGCATGCTTGGTGCCTTCATCGCCATCGACCTCTTCCTCTTCTATATCTTCTGGGAAGTAATGCTGATCCCAATGTATTTCATCATCGGTATCTGGGGTGGCAAGAACAAGATATATGCCGCTGTGAAGTTCTTCATTTATACCATGGTTGGTTCACTGCTCATGCTGGTGGCATTGATAGCCCTTTACTTCAAGGCCGGTGGCGGAGATTTCAATCTTCTCAAGTTTTACCAGCTTTCATTGGATCCGGTAACCCAGACCTGGATGTTTCTGGCTTTTGCCCTGGCCTTTGCTATCAAGGTACCGATGTTTCCGCTCCATACCTGGCTGCCTGATGCCCATACCGAAGCCCCAACGGCTGGTTCGGTAATACTGGCGGCTGTGCTTTTGAAGATGGGTACCTACGGTTTCGTTCGTTTCGCTATTCCGCTCTTTCCTCTGGCAACCGATCAGTTTACACCGCTTATCGCGACCCTGTCGGTTATTGGTATAATTTATGCCGCTCTGGTGGCGATGGTACAAGAGGACGTCAAGAAGCTGGTCGCTTATTCATCTGTTGCCCATCTTGGCTTCGTCATGCTCGGTGTCTTTGCATTAAATGAGCAGGGCATTGCCGGTGGTATGCTGCAGATGCTCAATCATGGCGTTTCCACCGGCGCATTGTTCCTTATTGTTGGTTTCATTTATGAACGCCGGCATACCAGGCTTATTACAGATTTCGGCGGTCTCTCCAAACAGATGCCGGTATTCGCTACCATCTTCATGATTGTTACTCTCTCTTCCATCGGCCTCCCGGGGACCAACGGCTTTGTCGGCGAATTCCTGGTTCTGATCGGATCTTTCGAGAGCAGTATCAGATGGTACTCGGTGATTGCTACCAGCGGAGTCATACTCTCCGCCGTGTACATGCTGTGGATGTTCCAACGCGTAATGTTCGGAGAACTCAACAATCCGAAAAACCAGGTTCTCAAGGACCTGAATGCACGGGAAATTGCAATCATGCTCCCACTACTGGTACTTATCTTCTTCATGGGAGTTTACCCACGCCCGTTCCTCGACAAAATGAGCCCTTCCATTGTGAACCTGGTTCAGCATGTCAAGACGAAGCAGGCTGCTGCAAATCCACAACTAACTGTTTCCCAACCGGTGCAGGCAATTCCTGCCGTCCCGATTGCAGATCCACACGCAGCAACCCCAGCAGAAGTGAAATAGACACAGTTTAGAATAGTTACCGGAGGAAATTAGATGGAAACAATCCCTATGCCAGCCATAAACTTCGCTGCGGTGATGCCAGAGACAATACTT
This region of Geotalea daltonii FRC-32 genomic DNA includes:
- a CDS encoding NADH-quinone oxidoreductase subunit M, translated to MNQMPALLSIITFLPLLGVLLLLFVNKNSHAVARGIALGVSLIVFLVSIPLITGFQNTAEFQFVEKVPWISAGPFQMSYHIGIDGISLWLVILTTFIMPIAILSTWTAVEEKVKEYMICLLLLEVGMLGAFIAIDLFLFYIFWEVMLIPMYFIIGIWGGKNKIYAAVKFFIYTMVGSLLMLVALIALYFKAGGGDFNLLKFYQLSLDPVTQTWMFLAFALAFAIKVPMFPLHTWLPDAHTEAPTAGSVILAAVLLKMGTYGFVRFAIPLFPLATDQFTPLIATLSVIGIIYAALVAMVQEDVKKLVAYSSVAHLGFVMLGVFALNEQGIAGGMLQMLNHGVSTGALFLIVGFIYERRHTRLITDFGGLSKQMPVFATIFMIVTLSSIGLPGTNGFVGEFLVLIGSFESSIRWYSVIATSGVILSAVYMLWMFQRVMFGELNNPKNQVLKDLNAREIAIMLPLLVLIFFMGVYPRPFLDKMSPSIVNLVQHVKTKQAAANPQLTVSQPVQAIPAVPIADPHAATPAEVK